The following are encoded in a window of Lacinutrix sp. WUR7 genomic DNA:
- a CDS encoding SpvB/TcaC N-terminal domain-containing protein: MKKTQEDEKGIQQPSLVPTLELPKSGGAIQGIGEKYTANPATGTGNFSVPIGVTAGRGAPQLSVSYSSGSGNSPFGLGWGMSIPQITRKTERNLPLYNEDQDSDTFIISGAEDLVKKFNLNEVSNEWEEETFEQGDYKISRYRPRTEGLFARIEKWLHKTSGDIFWKSISGENITSIYGETVESRIFDSKNSKRIFSWLLCKTFDNKGNITLYQYKQEDNDNVLNSLSEVQRKNNIQPQKYLKRILYGNKSMFPQKESDTSKLEFLFQVVFDYGEHDWDNPKIAEQNSWPCRLDAFSKYRAGFEIRTRRLCKRVLMFHTFQGENETVDKYGIGKERLIQSTDINYDENKNITQVNSITKVAYEKEGSNYIKNEMPPLEFTYSKATVNDTIKEIDSINTRNTPQGLSGNYQFTDLNAEGLNGVLMETAGAWYYRRNLGDGKFDGLKTISEKPNWSNLSGGTQLSNIESNGQLYLSRQGSNGGYSKRDDDGSWSPFRNYNERVNIDLSDPDIRYVDLNGDGRPEILILRDEVLKWYPNNGENGFNKEQRNYTGLDENQGPARIFQNDLESIFLNDMTGDGLSDIVRIRYNDICYWPNLGYGNFGEKVIMDNAPHFEAPDVFHPQNLRLADIDGSGTTDILYLGGHITQYWLNHSGNGFSEPIEIKNFPPTHKQTTVTLVDLLGNGTACLVWSSPLASDALSPWKYIDIMNSTKPYLLTEIRNNMGSVTRSEYKPSTYFYLKDERAGKPWVTKLPFPVHIVHKTEVEDLITGHRFVTEYGYHHGYYDRTEREFRGFGFVEQWDDESFKNPDKLHKDVIYDKPRVCTKSWFHTGAWEKEISLEQQYQKEYWLQVNKERFLADSELLDDAPLIPWTPQEIQEGKRALRGQLLRSEVFTEDNTDDSDKPYIVTESRFQVKQLQPIKLNGESNKHGVYISLPLEKVTATYDRNVDDPRLAHELTLEIDDFGNVLKASSVAYPRLYGKGTDTDHCPEQYQLKIIYTENEVYNQDDFNIDWYVKGVPLSAKSFEVISITQSQTYPPFFEREDLIRDIPLATKKLLSAQVNYYRSDDTANRLEPFDSLTASNSEKITRLDFGVIESQILPYGSYQLIVTDEILHNAYDEKFPSATAFTNNIIVSLKKEKYLNVELPTKVDTNPVHQGKIEGYWVTGGFAQYDPNNFYTTTKVKDTWGNISKITFDDIGLLPIKVKDPLENIITAEYDYRILQPLRITDPNGNKQEVAYDGFGRVIRTAIMGKSNENEGDELDRINARNIHSFGDTETSIIEYNHERFWKEGLPNFVHSYTRETHHNDITPDNPNRWMQARVYSDGFGQELQSKAKVEPGEAKYIDTNGDLQTKVLSDPRWLSSGRTVYDNKGQAVKQYEPYFSTTKEYQKEEHIIEWGVSPFIHYDAIGRVYQTDMPDGTFTKVEFTPWMSKTYDAHDTLSTASEWYLRMKNGTDAEKRAADLSLIHANLPAIQIFDVLGRLILSKQKIKTTKKATTNKEILAINDPLNIPETAVSKVVLDTVGNPLQTYDANNLLAQEAVFDLAGRPLKSSSNDAGTSFILYAIDNQPVYSWLPRKQRMRMEYDQFRRPTELWVKENGVESIKETTVYGEQYSATPETANMRGQVWKTFDGAGFAEITQYDFKGAPLESKRHLFKNHLETWDIPKIANPNTITFETFMSKIKYDALGRPTETEAADGNITQRGSLTRNEYDQSGALIKVKTKLPNETVFSEQVKNISYNEKGQREKIQYGNGVSTAYKYAPLNYRLINIKTTNHNQSGALLQDIVYTYDALGNIVRIEDLAQETISYNNQQIKPIQEFEYDSLNRLIYASGKEHIGQQNNAEQLKIPAEISSSNKPSANDLNALQNYTQSYVYDKVGNILRWKHLGNAPYTRDYQYDYFTAPNPSKNLFGTSNRLVKTVQGNKTTEFDYDEAGNILQLSNHQNPMDWNFKHQPVFMDFTTTKQAHYTYYASGERIRKILLNGTRVTAERIFLGNLEIYREWQGNTITKEQTSFHIADDSGRICVIESITKNTASNPTTYESVGNKTYRYQLSNHLGSVGLELDAIGNIISFEEYHPYGTTSFYWKNTNISQKQYRYTGKERDEESGLSYHSARYYMPWLGRWLSADPAGMIDGSCLYQYSLSNPVMFRDENGNRASNPNSKNRDSENHPEEEKIDDHYILYTLIFYKRSGKRVDKSWVTSEKNIKGDKFVVSTQLEGDVNEYGVQNTYSNSGYSADAVNMYILLWEKSKTEMMLSNPIHRKAASIYTKIKEREQLQLIGDVLSVVAGIVTIIASLGTLTGPVAAAGALKTSSQLYSAVGLISGISSTGLNITKVTLDLKGDYLASSKIPGSVSYAIGQQFDELYKNLIDENYEGNNFATVLGLAEGFLQIGWAAKLKELGVSDTLVGSAMVLAWMSANGADMKDFEKNKEEFSSIYKEYKLIEQAKKRDEDLPIVTLEN; the protein is encoded by the coding sequence ATGAAAAAAACCCAAGAAGACGAAAAAGGCATTCAACAACCTTCTTTAGTTCCAACATTAGAACTTCCAAAATCTGGAGGAGCTATTCAGGGAATAGGAGAAAAATATACAGCCAATCCAGCAACTGGTACTGGTAACTTCTCGGTTCCTATTGGTGTAACTGCTGGACGTGGCGCTCCACAACTTTCCGTCTCATATAGTTCAGGTTCTGGTAATAGTCCTTTTGGATTAGGATGGGGAATGTCCATTCCACAGATAACCAGAAAAACAGAAAGAAATCTACCATTATATAATGAGGATCAAGATTCAGATACCTTTATAATTTCTGGTGCTGAAGACTTGGTAAAGAAGTTCAACTTAAATGAAGTTTCTAATGAATGGGAAGAAGAAACATTCGAACAAGGTGATTATAAGATTAGTAGATATCGCCCTAGAACTGAAGGACTTTTTGCTCGGATAGAAAAATGGTTACATAAAACTTCGGGTGATATTTTTTGGAAATCTATTAGTGGCGAAAATATTACTAGTATTTATGGTGAAACTGTTGAAAGTAGAATTTTTGATTCTAAAAATTCAAAACGAATTTTCTCTTGGTTACTCTGTAAAACATTCGACAATAAAGGTAACATTACGCTATACCAATACAAACAAGAGGATAATGACAATGTTCTAAATTCTCTGTCTGAGGTACAACGAAAAAACAATATTCAACCTCAGAAATACCTAAAACGAATCCTTTATGGAAACAAATCAATGTTTCCTCAAAAAGAATCTGATACTTCTAAATTAGAGTTTCTATTTCAAGTTGTCTTTGATTATGGTGAACATGATTGGGACAATCCTAAAATCGCCGAACAAAACTCTTGGCCTTGTCGTTTAGATGCTTTTTCAAAATACAGAGCAGGATTTGAGATTCGTACACGCAGACTTTGTAAAAGAGTGCTTATGTTTCACACCTTTCAAGGTGAAAATGAAACCGTAGATAAATATGGCATAGGTAAAGAACGACTTATTCAAAGTACAGATATTAACTACGACGAGAATAAAAACATCACACAAGTAAATTCCATTACCAAAGTAGCTTATGAAAAAGAAGGTAGTAATTATATAAAAAACGAAATGCCGCCTTTAGAATTCACTTATTCCAAGGCAACTGTAAATGATACTATAAAAGAAATAGATTCAATAAATACTAGAAATACTCCGCAAGGACTAAGCGGCAATTATCAATTTACAGATTTGAATGCTGAAGGTTTGAACGGGGTTTTAATGGAAACTGCAGGTGCTTGGTATTATAGAAGAAATTTAGGTGATGGTAAATTTGATGGACTAAAGACTATAAGTGAAAAACCTAATTGGAGTAACCTTTCTGGAGGTACACAATTGAGTAATATAGAATCTAACGGACAATTGTATTTAAGTCGTCAAGGAAGCAATGGAGGGTATAGTAAAAGAGACGATGATGGTTCTTGGTCGCCATTTAGAAATTATAATGAACGCGTTAATATAGATTTATCCGACCCAGATATTCGTTACGTAGATTTAAATGGAGATGGTCGGCCTGAAATATTGATTCTTAGAGATGAAGTCTTAAAATGGTATCCCAATAACGGGGAAAATGGTTTCAATAAGGAACAAAGAAACTATACTGGTTTAGACGAAAATCAAGGTCCTGCCAGAATTTTTCAAAATGATTTAGAAAGTATTTTTCTTAATGACATGACTGGTGATGGATTGAGCGATATTGTTCGTATTCGCTACAACGACATTTGTTATTGGCCAAACTTAGGATATGGGAATTTTGGCGAAAAAGTAATCATGGATAATGCTCCACACTTTGAAGCTCCAGATGTTTTTCATCCACAAAATTTAAGGCTTGCAGATATTGATGGCTCAGGAACAACCGATATTTTATACTTAGGAGGTCATATAACACAATACTGGCTCAACCATTCTGGTAATGGGTTTTCAGAACCAATTGAAATTAAAAATTTCCCTCCAACTCATAAGCAAACTACGGTTACATTAGTCGATTTATTAGGAAATGGAACTGCTTGTTTGGTATGGTCAAGTCCGTTGGCTTCCGATGCTCTTTCTCCATGGAAGTACATAGATATAATGAACAGTACAAAACCTTATTTGCTTACCGAGATTCGCAATAATATGGGAAGTGTAACACGTTCAGAATATAAACCATCCACCTACTTCTATTTAAAAGATGAACGAGCAGGTAAACCTTGGGTAACTAAACTACCTTTTCCTGTACATATCGTTCATAAAACAGAGGTTGAAGATTTAATCACAGGACATCGGTTTGTTACGGAATATGGCTATCATCATGGGTATTACGACAGAACAGAAAGAGAATTTAGAGGCTTCGGTTTTGTAGAGCAATGGGATGATGAGTCATTCAAAAATCCTGACAAACTCCATAAAGATGTTATTTATGATAAGCCACGTGTTTGTACCAAATCTTGGTTTCATACTGGCGCATGGGAAAAAGAAATTTCTCTGGAACAACAATATCAAAAAGAATACTGGTTACAAGTAAATAAAGAACGATTCTTGGCTGATTCTGAATTGCTGGATGATGCACCATTAATACCTTGGACTCCACAAGAAATACAAGAAGGGAAAAGAGCTTTAAGAGGACAATTATTACGTTCGGAAGTTTTTACAGAAGATAATACTGATGATAGCGACAAGCCTTATATAGTTACAGAATCTCGATTTCAGGTAAAGCAATTACAGCCGATTAAACTCAATGGGGAATCAAATAAACATGGAGTATATATTAGTTTGCCATTAGAAAAAGTAACTGCCACTTATGATAGAAATGTAGATGACCCACGATTGGCACATGAACTTACTTTAGAAATTGATGATTTTGGCAATGTACTTAAAGCTTCATCTGTTGCATACCCAAGATTGTATGGAAAAGGAACTGATACAGACCATTGCCCAGAACAATATCAACTAAAAATAATCTATACCGAAAATGAAGTCTATAATCAAGATGACTTCAATATAGATTGGTATGTAAAAGGTGTTCCGCTTTCAGCAAAATCTTTTGAGGTAATCTCGATAACGCAATCGCAAACATATCCTCCATTTTTTGAACGAGAAGACTTGATAAGAGATATTCCTTTGGCTACTAAAAAACTGCTTTCTGCTCAAGTAAATTACTATAGATCAGATGATACTGCCAATAGATTAGAACCTTTTGATAGCTTAACTGCTTCGAATTCAGAAAAAATAACAAGATTAGATTTTGGAGTTATAGAATCTCAAATATTGCCTTATGGCTCATATCAACTTATTGTAACAGACGAAATTTTACACAATGCTTATGATGAAAAATTCCCTTCAGCAACAGCGTTTACTAATAACATCATCGTATCATTAAAAAAAGAAAAATATCTCAATGTAGAACTTCCAACAAAAGTAGATACAAACCCTGTTCATCAGGGAAAAATAGAAGGTTATTGGGTTACAGGAGGCTTTGCACAATACGACCCAAATAATTTTTATACCACCACCAAAGTAAAAGACACTTGGGGAAATATTAGTAAAATTACTTTTGATGATATTGGTCTATTACCAATTAAAGTAAAAGACCCATTAGAAAATATAATTACAGCCGAATACGATTACCGCATTCTACAACCGCTTCGTATAACAGACCCAAATGGTAATAAGCAAGAAGTCGCTTATGATGGTTTTGGACGAGTGATTCGAACCGCTATAATGGGAAAATCAAATGAAAATGAAGGAGATGAATTGGATAGAATTAATGCACGAAATATTCATTCATTTGGTGATACAGAGACTAGTATTATAGAATATAATCATGAACGGTTTTGGAAAGAAGGCTTACCAAATTTCGTACATTCTTATACTAGAGAAACACATCATAACGACATAACCCCAGATAATCCGAATCGTTGGATGCAAGCCAGAGTCTATAGTGATGGCTTTGGACAAGAATTACAAAGCAAAGCCAAAGTGGAGCCTGGTGAGGCTAAATACATTGACACAAATGGGGATTTACAAACCAAAGTACTTTCAGACCCTCGTTGGCTATCAAGCGGAAGAACAGTTTACGACAACAAAGGGCAAGCCGTAAAACAATACGAACCTTATTTTAGTACAACTAAAGAATACCAAAAAGAAGAACATATTATAGAATGGGGTGTATCACCATTTATACATTATGATGCTATAGGTAGAGTATATCAAACCGATATGCCTGATGGCACCTTTACAAAGGTAGAATTTACACCTTGGATGTCGAAGACCTACGATGCACATGATACATTATCTACAGCAAGTGAATGGTATCTTAGAATGAAAAACGGAACAGATGCAGAAAAAAGAGCTGCAGACCTTTCTTTAATACATGCAAACTTACCTGCAATTCAAATTTTTGATGTTTTAGGAAGACTTATTCTGTCTAAACAAAAAATAAAGACCACCAAAAAAGCAACTACTAATAAAGAAATTTTAGCCATTAATGATCCTTTAAACATTCCAGAAACTGCAGTTTCTAAAGTAGTGTTAGATACTGTTGGGAATCCTTTGCAAACCTACGATGCTAATAATTTATTGGCACAAGAAGCTGTTTTTGATTTAGCTGGCAGACCTCTAAAAAGCAGTAGTAATGATGCTGGCACTTCTTTTATTTTGTATGCCATAGATAACCAACCAGTTTATTCTTGGTTACCTCGCAAGCAACGCATGCGCATGGAATACGACCAATTTAGAAGACCTACAGAACTTTGGGTAAAAGAAAATGGCGTTGAATCTATAAAAGAAACAACCGTTTATGGAGAACAGTATTCTGCAACTCCAGAGACAGCGAACATGAGAGGGCAAGTATGGAAAACTTTTGATGGTGCTGGATTTGCAGAAATAACACAGTATGATTTCAAAGGAGCTCCACTAGAAAGCAAACGCCACTTGTTTAAAAATCATTTAGAAACTTGGGATATTCCAAAAATAGCCAATCCAAATACGATTACTTTTGAAACATTTATGAGTAAAATAAAATATGACGCTCTAGGCAGACCTACAGAAACTGAAGCTGCAGATGGAAATATTACTCAAAGAGGAAGCCTTACTAGAAATGAATATGACCAAAGTGGTGCTTTAATAAAAGTAAAAACGAAACTTCCTAACGAGACTGTTTTTTCTGAACAAGTAAAAAACATTAGTTATAATGAAAAAGGGCAGCGAGAAAAAATACAATATGGTAATGGTGTTAGTACAGCATACAAATATGCGCCTCTTAATTATCGATTAATTAATATTAAGACTACTAATCACAACCAAAGTGGTGCATTATTACAAGATATTGTTTACACCTATGATGCTTTAGGGAATATTGTAAGAATTGAAGATTTAGCACAAGAAACCATTTCCTATAACAATCAACAAATAAAACCAATACAAGAATTTGAATATGATAGTCTTAACCGATTGATTTATGCAAGCGGAAAAGAACATATAGGGCAACAAAATAATGCGGAGCAATTAAAAATACCTGCTGAAATTAGTTCAAGTAATAAACCATCTGCAAATGATTTAAATGCTTTACAAAACTACACCCAAAGTTATGTTTACGATAAGGTAGGTAATATTTTGCGTTGGAAACATTTAGGTAATGCACCTTATACACGCGATTATCAGTATGATTATTTTACCGCACCTAACCCAAGTAAAAACCTTTTTGGGACTAGTAATCGTTTAGTGAAAACAGTACAAGGTAACAAAACAACTGAATTCGATTATGACGAAGCAGGTAACATATTACAATTAAGTAATCATCAAAATCCAATGGATTGGAATTTTAAACACCAACCTGTTTTTATGGATTTTACTACAACAAAACAAGCACATTATACCTATTATGCTTCGGGTGAACGCATTAGAAAAATACTATTAAATGGAACACGAGTAACCGCAGAACGCATCTTTTTAGGTAATTTAGAAATATACAGAGAATGGCAAGGCAATACCATAACCAAAGAGCAAACAAGTTTTCATATAGCAGATGATAGTGGGAGAATTTGTGTAATAGAAAGCATTACTAAAAATACAGCTTCTAACCCTACTACTTATGAGTCAGTGGGCAATAAAACATATCGTTACCAATTAAGCAACCACTTGGGTTCTGTTGGTCTTGAATTGGATGCTATTGGAAACATTATTTCTTTTGAAGAATATCACCCTTATGGCACTACCTCATTTTATTGGAAAAACACCAACATAAGCCAAAAGCAATACAGATATACAGGTAAAGAACGCGATGAAGAAAGCGGACTCTCTTACCATTCTGCCCGTTATTATATGCCTTGGCTAGGTCGTTGGCTTTCTGCTGATCCAGCTGGTATGATTGATGGCTCTTGTTTATATCAATATAGTTTGAGTAATCCAGTAATGTTTAGGGATGAGAATGGTAATCGAGCATCAAATCCTAATTCAAAAAATAGAGACTCCGAAAACCATCCTGAAGAAGAAAAAATTGATGATCATTACATCCTTTATACTCTTATATTTTATAAGCGTAGTGGTAAAAGAGTAGATAAAAGTTGGGTGACATCTGAAAAGAATATAAAGGGTGATAAATTTGTTGTCTCAACTCAACTAGAAGGGGATGTTAATGAGTATGGAGTTCAAAATACGTATAGTAATTCGGGCTATAGTGCCGATGCTGTAAATATGTATATTTTACTTTGGGAGAAGAGTAAGACGGAAATGATGCTTAGTAATCCGATTCATAGGAAGGCTGCAAGCATTTATACGAAAATTAAAGAAAGAGAACAACTTCAACTAATTGGAGATGTTTTATCGGTTGTGGCTGGAATAGTAACTATAATTGCTTCTTTAGGAACATTAACTGGTCCAGTTGCTGCAGCTGGAGCATTAAAAACATCTAGTCAATTATACTCCGCAGTTGGTTTAATCTCTGGTATTTCTTCAACTGGTTTAAATATTACTAAGGTTACACTAGACTTAAAAGGCGATTATCTGGCATCTTCTAAAATACCAGGGAGTGTATCTTATGCCATCGGGCAGCAATTTGATGAGCTATATAAGAATCTTATAGATGAAAATTATGAAGGAAATAATTTTGCTACTGTACTTGGCTTAGCAGAAGGATTTCTTCAAATAGGGTGGGCTGCAAAACTAAAAGAACTTGGTGTATCTGATACATTAGTAGGTAGTGCTATGGTACTAGCTTGGATGAGTGCAAATGGAGCTGATATGAAAGACTTTGAAAAAAATAAGGAAGAATTTTCGTCAATTTATAAAGAATATAAACTAATTGAACAAGCAAAAAAAAGAGATGAAGATCTACCAATTGTTACCCTAGAAAATTAA